GGATTAAAATAAGCTGCAAATCGTCGTGCAATATAGCCAAATAATGGAATTTTTGCCACAAATTCGACTCCAAGCACTCGAATGGTTCCTAAAAGCAGGGCTGAAGCAGACACAATTCCTAGCAGGGCAGTTGAAAACCAACGATAACCAATACCGCTAGCGGTCACCATAACCACAATGATGAGGGCAACAATCACTGCATTCCCCAGATCCGGTAGGGAAGCTACCAAACCCAAAAAGACGAGGCTGACCAAGCGCCAATCATTGAGCTTATTTGGAATCCACTGTCCCTTGGTTAAGGCTTGATAGTCATACTTACGAATCTCTCCTTGGATTTTAGCGAATTGATGTGCCAAATACCAGACAATCAGTAATTTGAGATATTCTGCTGGTTGCAATCCGATAATACCTCCTGGACCCAAACGAATCCAACCGTGTGCCCCATTGACAGCATCAAAAAAATGTGAAATGACTAGCAAAAATCCATCAATTAGCAGCGTAACAGAAATCAGGCCTGTTCTCCGTAAAAAACTTAGTTTCATGCGGTAAATAATATAAATCGCCACCAAACTAATCACCCAATAACCAGCCTGACTGAGCAAGAGTTTAAAAGGATTTCCCTCATTTTGCACCTGTAAAGCGCTGGTCGTTGAATAAATCATAATTAGTCCTATAATGGACAAGATTAAATACGGAATTAAAATAGAATAGTTCAGCAAATGCTGTTTATCAATCTTCATCTATTCTCCTAGCATCTTCTAGAGTATTGCTCTCATTATACCATATTTCCCTATAAAATACGGAAAAATCTGACAATTTTAGCAAAAAGCGTTTCCACAAGGACACCACCTATTCAAAAGTAACAAAAAATGCTTAGTAGCCCAACTCATCACGGACTTTCTAAGCATTTGCAACTCTTTTAAGCGAGTATCTTATTGGAAGGTCTGCAAGTAGAATGTTACAGTATCACCATCCGAAATGTGCATCTCTTTTGCACCTTTTGGTGCCAATTCATCATTGACATCATACATCCAATAGGTATTTTTTTCAGGGCTTTGGCTGACATCATCAATGACAGTCACCAAGCCATCTTTTTCTTCAATTTTATGGTGTTCTTCTAAGATATCCATAACAGAATCATCTTCCTTGAAGGTTACTTTTTCCTCTACTACCTTATCATCTGGAAAAGTTACTTTTAAGGTAGCTGTATAGGTTTTTTCCGTTTCTGTCTGACTTGTCTGTGGTTGACAGGCAACCAAAAATAAACCTGCAATAAGTGATACGATACTAAGCATCCATTTTTTCATGAGGGGCATATCTCCTAAATATAGAATAAATAATGGGGTAAAATAAAACAGTCGAAACACTATGCAAGACATCAAAGGACAATCCATTTAGCCAGTACAGAATTGGATTTGTCCCATATTGCCAGGCAATCGGTAGGCTAATTGAAAAACCGTACAGAAAGACGATGAAGCCTACTCCTACACTTTGTCCTATCAGCGGCAAGTGCTTCCTACGAATAAAGGGAACAGCCAACAAACGCCAAATCAACATGATTAGTGCAAAACTTAAAATCTGCCAAAAAACAATCAGACCAAAGCCAAACAAGATGCTGCTTCCCAACATGGTCAAGGCCATAATTGCTAGGCTCTCACCAAAGGATAGAAAGGAAAGACTCACCAAAAAGATAGCTGAAATCGGCTTGATATTTGGAAAACTTGCAAAAGCTGCACGTAGCACAATAGATAAGGCTACCAGCATCACAATTCGGCTCATTTGTCTCGTTGACATCGCACACAATACTTCCTCTTTTTATTTCCCATACTAGGGTAACGAAAACTAAGAGCCCTGTCAAGATAAATTCACTATCTACTGGCTTATTTTTTTGATTTTTTCCCCTATTTAGGTTAAAATAGGAGCAATGAGAAAGAAAATACACCCTATATTTGTTGCCCTCTTTTTCCTCTTGTTTACAGGCTTGATTCTGGTAACAAGGGGCTTAGGACAGGAACAAACTGAACAAGCAACTTCCGCTACTAGCGACTCCAGTAGTACCAGCGAACCGAGCTATCATGCGAGTTCCGTACACATTACCAATGCCCTCGAAATGAAACCCATCATCGATGTGTCTGGCTGGCAACGGCCATCTGATATTGACTACGATACCCTATCGTCTCATATATCTGGTGCTATTATTCGAGTACAAAGTGGGTCGCATACAAAAAAAGACAATAACGCCTCTGATGAAAGTGGTCTCGATAAACATTACAAGACCCATATCAAGGAATTTCAAGAGCGTGGGATTCCAGTAGCTGTCTATGCCTATGTCACAGGAAATAGTATCGAGTCGATGAAGAAAGAAGCAAAATCTTTCTATGAAGCCTCTTCTAAATACAAACCGACCTACTATTGGCTTGATGTCGAGGAAAAAACCATGGACGATATGAATGCCGGTGTCGAAGCTTTTCGTCAGGAATTAGCCGATCTTGGAGCAAAAAATATCGGTATCTATGTTGGAACCTATTTCATGGCGGAACACAATATTTCTGTTGATAAGTTTACTGCCCTTTGGATTCCGACTTATGGAACCAACTCTGGCTATTACAATGCTGCTCCTGCGACTGATTTAGACTACGACTTACACCAATATACCTCTGTAGGATCACTTAGCGGCTTTGCCCATCATTTGGACCTCAATCTTATTACAACACTAAAAGAGCCAAATGAGGTCTACCAAAAGTTGTTTACAAGCCCTGAATAATATGCTATACTAACCTTAATTTAATAACTATCACAAAGGAGTGCTTCGGCTGAGATCGCATCTGCGAAATCCTCGAACCTGATCTAGTTAACACTAGCGTAGGGATTGTGTTTGAATCGATACCCGTTCATTTACTGATCTATCGACTACCAAAGGCTCCTTTTGTGAAAGAAAAGGAGTCTTTCTTTATGTCCAAAAATCTCAATGCCCTTGTTGAAGTAGCCCTCTTTGCGGCTCTTGCTATGGTCTTATCCTTTATTCCCGACTTTATCGGTTGGTTTAATCCATCCTTTGGCGCTATTCCCTTAATACTATTCTCTTTACGTAGAGGTGCAAAATACGGGCTCTTGGCAGGTTTGATTTGGGGCTTGCTCCACTTTGTCCTTGGTAAGGTCTACTATCTCTCCTTCTCTCAAGTCTTTTTGGAATACATTCTTGCCTTTGTCGCAATGGGACTAGCAGGCTATCTGGCACCTAGTTTCCAAACAGCATTAAAAACAAAAGAGTATACCAAAGCACTCCTACGAGCCTTTCTAGCTACTAGTCTTGCTGTCCTTGTTCGCTACGTGATTCACTACATTGCTGGTGTTATCTTTTGGGGCAGTTATGCTCCTGAAGGCGTGTCTGCTTACTGGTATTCCTTTACCGTCAATGGAACAGCAGGTGGACTGACCCTCTTTGTTGTCCTACTTGTCTTGGGTATTCTCATACCTGCCAATCCACGTTTTTTCTTGCCAAATAAATAAGGGCCTGACCTCTCTCACAAAATATGGTATAATAGTATCGTTTTGAACGCTTTCTCGTCATTCATTTTCTATTTATTACGTCATTAACACGTTTTGCCTAATTTCAGTTATGCCTGCAACGCGCTGCCTAGTACTAAATGAAAACTGAATGATGATATGTTTCAGTTGATATTCTTATACCTTTTTGTTTTTCGGAGGAAATAATGACATCTTTTATTGCAAGAGTTGTAAAGGGAATGATTATTGCCCTTGGTTTTATCTTACCTGGTGTATCAGGAGGCGTATTAGCAGCAATTTTGGGAATCTATGAACGGATGATTCGTTTTCTTGCCCATATTCGCGAGAATTTTATTGAAAATGTCCTCTTCTTCATTCCAGTAGGAATTGGAGGAATTTTAGGAATTGCCCTCTTCTCCTATCCCGTCGAATACCTCTTGGAACACTATCAAGTCATCGTCTTATGGGGATTTGCAGGAGCTATTGTCGGAACGATTCCCAGTCTCATCAAGGAATCTACCCAGCATAGCAAACGAGATATGGCTGACCTCGCTTGGCTGTGCGGAACCTTTTTCCTATCTGGTTTGCTTCTTTATTTCCTCAATGATTTAGTAGGAACCTTACCAGCTACTTTTGCTAGCTTTGTTTTGGCTGGAGCCTTGATTGCCTTGGGGATTTTGGTACCTGGGCTCAGTCCTTCCAATCTTCTCCTCATTTTAGGGATTTATACTCCTATGCTCAATGGCTTTAAATCACTTGATTTGATTGGTACCTTCTTACCCATTGCAATCGGTGGTGTTCTTGCCATGCTAGCCTTTTCAAAAGCTATGGACTTGGCTCTCAAATATTACCATTCTCGAGTGTATCACTTCATCATTGGAATTGTTCTGTCTAGTACTGTCTTAATCCTCATTCCTCAAGCTGGAAATGAAGAGTCCATTTCCTACGCTGGCGCAGGCATTGGAACCTGGTTTCTTGCACTAGTCCTCTTTGGATTGGGGATTTGGCTAGGTCTTTGGATGAGTAAACTGGAGGAAAAATACAAGTAATGGCCAAGCAAAAGAAACGCAAAAAAACCTTGGTGGACCAAATTTTAGATAAGGCAGGGCTTGACCATGATAGTCTTGAACTCAACGCACTTGAAGGCAAACTACCGAAAGATGTGGAAAAACATCAGATTTACAAAACACTTGCCTTAATCGGTGATAAGACAGGGCCCGTTATCGGCATCGTTCCTATTACAGAACACCTATCAGAAAAGGCATTAGCCAAGATTTCTGGTAATAAAAAAGTCAGCATGATTCCCCAAAAAGATTTGGAAAAAACAACCGGCTATGTCCACGGTGCCAACAATCCTATTGGTATTCGCCAGAAGCATCGTTTTCCAATCTATATCGATCAATCTGCCTTAGAATTGGGACAAATCATCGTCTCAGCTGGAGAACTTGGCCGCTCTATTCGAATGGATAGCCAAGCATTAGCTGATTTTGTCGGAGCAGAATTTGCAGATTTGATTACCAAAGCTGACTAGATAAACCCGTTAAAATCATGTATATAATAGAAAAAATTAGCTATCCTAGCTGATTTTTTTTTGGTTTTATGCTAGAATGAATGAGATAGACTTTGGAGGAATGAAACAACTATGTCAAACGAACATTTTGAAGAATTAAATGACCAGCAACTCGTTCGCCGTGAAAAAATGGCGGCTCTTAGCGAAAAAGGGATTGATCCATTCGGAAAACGATTTGAACGCACAGCTAATTCAGCAGAATTAAAAGCACAATACGAAGATAAAAGCAAGGAAGATTTGGCTGAATTGGGTGCTACTGCTGTTATTGCAGGACGTATGATGACAAAACGTGGAAAAGGAAAAGCAGGCTTTGCCCACATCCAAGACCGCGAAGGTCAAATCCAAATCTATGTCCGTAAAGATGATGTCGGTGAAGAAAACTATGAACTCTTCAATAAGGCTGACCTCGGAGACTTTATCGGGGTTGAGGGAGACATCATGCGGACCAATATGGGTGAATTATCCATTCATGCCCGCAGATTAACCCACTTGTCAAAAGCCCTTCGCCCATTACCAGAAAAATTCCACGGCTTAACAGATACCGAAACCATTTACCGCAAACGCTACTTAGACTTGATTTCAAACCGTGAAAGTTTTGACCGCTTTGTCACTCGTAGCAAGATTATCTCAGAAATTCGCCGTTACCTAGACGGGCTTGGTTTCTTAGAAGTCGAAACCCCTGTCCTTCATAATGAAGCTGGTGGTGCTGCCGCCCGTCCATTCATCACCCATCACAATGCCCAAAACATTGATATGGTTCTACGGATTGCAACAGAATTACATTTGAAACGCTTGATTGTCGGCGGTATGGAACGTGTCTATGAAATCGGTCGTATCTTCCGTAATGAAGGAATGGATGCTACTCACAATCCAGAATTTACATCCATTGAGGTCTACCAAGCTTATGCCGACTACCTTGATATCATGAACTTGACAGAAGGTATCATTCAACACACTGCAAAAGCTGTTGTCGGAGACGGACCAATCACTTATCAAGGTACAGAAATCAATATTCACCTACCATTCAAACGCCTTCACATGGTTGATGCGATTAAGGAACAAACGGGAGTTGATTTCTGGCAAGAGATGACCTTTGAAGAAGCTAAGGCTGTTGCAAGTGTGCATAAGGTTCCTGTTGAAAAACATTATACTGAAGTTGGTCAAATCATCAATGCCTTCTTCGAAGAATTTGTAGAAGATACCCTCATCCAGCCAACCTTTATCTATGGACATCCTGTGGCTGTGTCACCACTTGCTAAGAAAAATCCTGAAGACGACCGCTTCACGGATCGTTTTGAACTCTTTATTATGACCAAAGAGTATGGAAATGCCTTTACTGAGTTGAATGATCCCATTGATCAATTGGAACGCTTTAAGGCGCAAGCTAAAGCCAAAGAATTGGGAGATGATGAAGCAACTGGCATTGACTACGACTATGTAGAAGCTCTTGAATACGGTATGCCCCCAACAGGCGGACTCGGTATCGGAATCGACCGCCTCTGCATGCTCCTAACTGACACAACTACTATTCGTGACGTCTTACTATTCCCCACGATGAAATAATGATGAGAAAAACGAGCCTGGGACAAAAAGATTTTCACGTTAGAAATTCTATAATTTCATGTAGTCTCTTTTACTAAAATATATACAAAAAGCGAACAAAGGAAGAGTTTTAAGTTTTTAACTCTTCCTTTGTTCGCTTTTTAATCTCCAAAGATAACGACTGTTGCGGGGGAGTAAAACAATCCAGTGAATTATTTTAGCCCGAACCTAGAAATAAAGGAGTGAGGATAATCGATTTCTATGAAATCACGATTTTTTTATGATACCTAATCTTCCAGATTACATTCTTTTGTGGGTGAATGCTAAACACTCATCGTGGTTCCCACTCCCTTTTCCTTTTAAACAATTCATTTAAAGCCTTCCTCACCTCACTAGACTTCAAAAATAGCTATTTCATTTCAATACATCAAACTAATTGAAAGAGAAGAGTACAAAGGTAGTGAGGCAAAGAAGAAAGATATAGTGGATTGAAAAAGAAAGAGGACAAGGCAAGGAGCTGCAGATAGAACTAGCGCTAATTGAGGATTATTCCATAATCCCTATTTCCAACCTTCAACAGTCCACTGGACTATTGAAGCAAAGCGACTTAACGATGTCCTAACCTTTATTCAATTCACGATACATTGAAATGAACCTCCTTATAGGAACAGCATATCACTTTTTATACCGTCCATTATAAGAGGTTCTTTTCACATCATTCTACCTTTTTTTATCTGTTCGCTTATCAATAATATAGCGGGGACGCTTTTTCGTCTCAAGATAAATTTTTCCGATATATTCGCCGATAATCCCGATTGAAATCAACTGAATCCCACCAATAAAGGCAATAATCGTAACCGTACTAGCCCAACCTGAGACTGTAAAGCCGAAAAAGTGTCGGAAAATGGTCCATAAAATAAATAGGAAAGAAACTATCGAAGTAATCACCCCCAGTCCTGTTATAAACCGTAAAGGTTTGACACTCAAGCTCGTAATACCATCGATAGCAAGGCCTATCATCTTGCTAAGTGGATAATGACTTTCTCCTGCAATCCGTTCAAAACGGTCGTATTCTACAATAGCATAGTTAAAACCAACCATCGGCACCATTCCGCGTAAAAACAGATTCACCTCAGAAAATTCTGACAGAGCTTCTAAAGCACGCTTTGACATCAAGCGATAGTCTGCATGGTTAAAAATGACTTCAACCCCTAGTTTTTCAAGCAAGTTATAAAATCCTTCTGCTGTTGCTCGCTTGAAAAAGGTGTCTGTCGTGCGTTTTTTGCGAACACCATAGACTACTTCTGCTCCATTTTGATAAGCTTTTACCATCTCGTCCATACAATTGATATCATCTTGTCCGTCACAATCAATCGTAATCACAATATCAGCTGCTTCTTTTGCTTCCATCATACCTGCTAATACAGTGCTTTGGTGTCCACGGTTTCTGGACTGAGCAATGCCCACTACATACGGATTTTGTGCATATTCCTCAATCAGCTCCCATGTCTTATCCGAACTACCGTCATTTACATACAGGATTCTACTCTCTTTTGACACCAACTTATCTGCAATGAGTTGCTCTAATTTTGCTAAAAAGAGACCTGATGTTTCAGGTAATACCTGTTCTTCATTGTAACATGGAATAACCATGTATAGGATTGGATTTACTCTAGCCATCTTTTCTCCTCCCCACCAGCCTATTGCCTAATTTAGCATAGCCTAGACTGGATAACAGAATAATTTGTGGTAAAAATTGAATCAGATAGCGAGTCTTACCACCCTCAAAAATCATCAGAAACAACAAACCACCAAAGACAGCTAAACTAAGCATGCTTTCTCTACTATCTGGGCTATAACGCAGGAATTGATAAACAAATCCGAATATCAAAATGATATAAATAACTTGAATAAAATAACGGTAATAGCGATAACTTGGCTGATCTGTATAAATTAGATAGTTTCGAATCTTTTGCGCAATTGGATGATGTACTGTTTTAGCATAAAGAGGGTTGATATAATAAACTCCCTCTTTACTAGCATCTTGATACCCCCACCCTAAGGTTCCATCTCGCATAGTGAGATTTTGCTTATGCAGAATATGACCGATAAAAGTTGATAGCGTGTAGTCTTTCAATCGGCGTTTAATATCCTTCATCACAACTTGGTTAGAAAATCGACCATCATAGTTTTCATCCACTCGGGTCTCATCAGTCACAAACTGGGATAATCCCGCCTGAAAATCAATCTGATCTGTTCCTACGTAAGTCAGTCCTAAATCTATATAAGCTAAGGCTGTTATACTATATTCCTTATGAATAATCACCTCTGTTTGGGTATCTTTTACACTCGTCAATCCTTTATAACTAACGGCAAAAACAGCTAGAAATACCAACAAAATCTGTAGGTACTGTTTCCAGTTCTGCACAAAAAATTGAACCAAAAATACAGCCAATGGCAAGATGATCAAGGTCGGTCTTAGCCACACACCAAGTGCAGTTATCAAAGCAAGTAGGACAGCTAGTAAAGATTTCCTACTAACTTGATGCTGATTCAAATAGAATAGCTCAAAGATACAATAGAGTTGCAATGCAATCACTGGAAGCACCATAATATCTGTATACATGGTCAGAAATTGTGGTGTAAAAGCAATAAAAAATAGATAAAAACTAAATACTACATCAGCAATTCCTTGGCCGAATTGCTTTTGAGCAACCTTATACAGTATCCATCCCGCACTATTGGCATAGAGGATATTAAAGCCTTGCATAACCCAGATAGCATTTCCCGAAAATAAATTGTAGAAAAATCGTTCATATAAGAACAGTAAAAGATTATTTGGATAGCGCGAAAGATATAAGGAGATAATGCTATGATCTACAATATGAGTTGCGCCACTAAAGACCATTGCTGCATCCGAACGAATCATCAGATTAGTCACAAGAACAAGCACCAGCTGATAGATGACAGCAAGAACTAAAAGCACCAGCTTATACCTCATCAGCATGCGATAACACCACCTACATAGATTAGGCAATAAGGCAACAAGCGCAATTCCGATAACAATAATGACAAGCATGACTTGCGTTGCTCCTGCTAACACTATGGTACTCGTAAGGAGCCAATAAAGAGCTATGAGTAGCATGACAATGGTTAACAAGCGATTAAAAAATGAATAAGTTTTCTGTAACATCTTTAGTAAAAAGGCACCCTAAAATCTGTTAGGATACCTTTCCTCCTTATTTAATGACCTTCTGTGTTTTCGCATAGTTAGCTTCAACGGCTTCTTTTTCAGCCTGCCACCAATCTGCATGGTCTGTATACCATTTGATCGTTTCTTCCAGACCTGCTTCAAAGTTGGTAAATTCTGGTTTCCAACCAAGCTCATCGCGGAGTTTGCTTGCATCGATCGCATAACGTAGGTCGTGACCAGCACGGTCTGTTACGTGGTCATAGGCATCAGCAGGTTGACCCATTTTCTCTAAAATCAACTCCAAGACTTCCTTGTTATTCTTCTCACCATCAGCACCGATTAGGTAGGTTTCACCAATTTCACCCTTAGTCAAAATCGTCCACACACCAGAGGAATGGTCATTAGTATGAATCCAGTCACGAACATTTTTTCCTTCACCATATAATTTTGGCTTGATACCGCTCAAAATATTAGTAATTTGACGTGGAATAAATTTCTCAATGTGTTGGTAAGGTCCGTAGTTGTTTGAACAGTTGGAAATTGTTGCTTTGACACCAAATGAACGTACCCAAGCCTTCACAATCAAGTCAGAAGCTGCCTTGGTTGATGAATACGGTGAACTTGGATTGTATTTGGTTTCAGCCGTGAATTTCTCACCTGGGCCCTCACCATGACCTGGTAAATCTTCGCGAAGCGGAAGGTCCCCATAAACCTCATCTGTTGATACATGGTGGAAGCGAATATCGTATTTACGTGCTGCTTCTAACAGAGTATAGGTTCCGATAAAGTTCGTATGAATGAAGGGACTTGGGTCATTCAGTGAATTGTCATTGTGGCTTTCTGCGGCATAGTGAACAATCGCATCTGCTTTTGCTGCTAACTGATCAACCAACTCACTGTCAGCAATATCGCCAACCACAAGCTCAACACGCTCACCTAGAATCTCAACTAGATTGGCACGGTTTCCAGCATAGGTTAACTTATCCAAGACTGTCACATGGACATCCGGATGATTATTATAGACATAATGTACAAAGTTTGAGCCGATAAAACCAGCTCCACCTGTGACGATAATATTTTTAAATTCAGACATGATTTCTCCGATAACTGTTCTATTATTTTGACTGAGCTAGGCTTATTTTTTTAATACTTCTTTTAAATATGCAATTTTAGCAAAGTCTTTTTGATTATTCTTATCATTACGATAACTGTCTTTGGAAGATGCTTGATAGATGTTTAGATATTGCTCTAGAGTGGGCAAATAATAGCGGACATCGCCATCTCTTATCTCCTCTAATTCTTCTAGTGGAATACCTGCAAAAGCTGGGAGCGAATGAAGACCACCGAATTCTACTGAACAATCTTCCTTTTGAAATTCATGTTCGTGGCGATCTACCAAGGTATAACCTAGTTGTTCCATCATTGCAATCAATTCAGTTGCTCGATAAATTCGCTCTTCATCAGGAGCTTCCCAACCCCTAGGGTCACTAGGGACATGAATATCCAAATCATGAGCAGCCCAACTTCTACCTGTTCGCTGCTCTAGACCAACAGATCCCATTAAAAGAGGAATAATTCCCAATTCATTTAAGGCTTGCGCAATCTCTAAAAAACGATGATACATCTTACAAATCTTCTTTTCTCAAGGGTTTAACATCCTGAAGCATTGGGTGATTCTTATCAGCCTCAGATACTTCTGCTGCCTCAAGATTTTCCCATTTGATGCCCAAACTTGGATCTGCATAGTTGACAAAGGCGTATTTTGGTTTTAATTCCAAGGCCCAGTAATCGTTCACCAAGTAGCTGTAGGCTACCGTATCAGATAGGACTTGAAAGCCGTTTGCCACACCACGCGGAACAAAAATCCCCTTGCTCGCATCAATCTCTGTCTGGTAGACATTTCCAAACGTATCTCCCTCACGTAAATCAACCCAAGAACCGAGCACTTTTCCGCCGTCCGCAACAGAAATGTATTTATCCCAAGGCTCTGCATGGAGTCCACGCAAGACATGCTTACGAGAAAAGCTGACATTATTTTGGAGTTTTCCTTCCGCAAAGAAAGTCTCTGGAAACCCTAAGGGCAACATTTTCTCTTTTTGAAAATTCTCCTTAAACCAACCACGATTGTCCCCATGAACAGGAATGTCAAACTCTAACATGCCAGGAATAGCATCAATCTTTCTAGCTGCTAAGGTCTTACCAAAAAAATTCTCTGTCATTAGGCCTCTCCAATCAGACGGAGCAAGTATTGTCCGTATTCATTTTTCTTCAATGGTTGAGCGAGTTCATAGACCTGCTCCTTAGTAATATAGCCCATGCGATAAGCAATTTCTTCAAGATTTGCCACTTGAACATTTTGCAAACGCTGAACCGTTTCGATGTATTGAGCTGCTTCTAACAAGCTCTCATGTGTCCCAGTATCAAGCCAAGCAAAACCACGCCCCATCAACTCAACAGACAAGTCACCACGTTCCAAATACGCCTTATTCACATCTGTGATTTCTAATTCTCCACGAGGAGACGGCTGAATATTTTTGGCAATCTCTACCACGTCATTGTCATAGAAATAAAGACCTGTTACAGCAAAATTTGACTTTGG
Above is a window of Streptococcus sp. zg-86 DNA encoding:
- the rfbB gene encoding dTDP-glucose 4,6-dehydratase, encoding MSEFKNIIVTGGAGFIGSNFVHYVYNNHPDVHVTVLDKLTYAGNRANLVEILGERVELVVGDIADSELVDQLAAKADAIVHYAAESHNDNSLNDPSPFIHTNFIGTYTLLEAARKYDIRFHHVSTDEVYGDLPLREDLPGHGEGPGEKFTAETKYNPSSPYSSTKAASDLIVKAWVRSFGVKATISNCSNNYGPYQHIEKFIPRQITNILSGIKPKLYGEGKNVRDWIHTNDHSSGVWTILTKGEIGETYLIGADGEKNNKEVLELILEKMGQPADAYDHVTDRAGHDLRYAIDASKLRDELGWKPEFTNFEAGLEETIKWYTDHADWWQAEKEAVEANYAKTQKVIK
- a CDS encoding phosphoribosylanthranilate isomerase, with amino-acid sequence MYHRFLEIAQALNELGIIPLLMGSVGLEQRTGRSWAAHDLDIHVPSDPRGWEAPDEERIYRATELIAMMEQLGYTLVDRHEHEFQKEDCSVEFGGLHSLPAFAGIPLEELEEIRDGDVRYYLPTLEQYLNIYQASSKDSYRNDKNNQKDFAKIAYLKEVLKK
- a CDS encoding dTDP-4-dehydrorhamnose 3,5-epimerase family protein; amino-acid sequence: MTENFFGKTLAARKIDAIPGMLEFDIPVHGDNRGWFKENFQKEKMLPLGFPETFFAEGKLQNNVSFSRKHVLRGLHAEPWDKYISVADGGKVLGSWVDLREGDTFGNVYQTEIDASKGIFVPRGVANGFQVLSDTVAYSYLVNDYWALELKPKYAFVNYADPSLGIKWENLEAAEVSEADKNHPMLQDVKPLRKEDL